GCCCTTCTCGTCGGCCGCACCCTCCGGCTCGACGCGGACAACGTCGCCGCGTGGGACGTCCCCTCCGACCCCGCCGCCGTCTCCGAGGTGCGGGCCGGGGTCTCCGCCAGACTCACCGAGTGGAACCTGGCCGAAGAGGCGTTCACCACCGAACTCATCCTCAGCGAACTGGTCACCAACGCGATCCGGTACGCCACCGGCCCCATCCGGGTACGCCTGATCCGCGACCGGACCCTGATCTGCGAGGTCTCCGACCGCAGCAGTACCTCCCCGCACCTGCGCCAGGCGGCCACCACCGACGAAGGCGGCCGGGGGCTCTTCCTCGTCGCCCAGCTGGCCGAACGCTGGGGCACCCGCTACACCGACGACGGCGGCAAGGTCATCTGGACGGAACAGCCCCTCCTGGACGGCACCCCGGAATGAACCCGCACCGGCCCGCCGGGGGCCGCGGAAGAGCCCTCAGCCGCGCACGCAGTGCAGGAACATCTGCGGCTCGGGCACCGCGCCGGGCCGGTCGGGCGTGAAGACCGTGCGCCGCTCCCACTCGACGGTGAGCCCGGCCGAGGCGGCCAGCGCGGCGAAGGCCTCGGGACCGAAACCGGTCACCCGCACCTCCTGGCCCATGAACACGGCGGGCACGTCCTCCACATCCAGGGTCACCGTCGCCAGCACCAGCACACCGCCGGGACGCAGCGCGCGGGCGAGCCGGTCCACCAGCCCGGCCTGTTGCGCACGGGACATCTGCAGCAGGGAGAAGTAGACGCAGACCGCGTCGAAGCCCTCCTCCTCCAGCGGGACCTCGCGGATGTCCGCGCAGCGGAACGACGCGCCGGGGACCCTGCGGGACGCCAGGTCCACCATGACCGGCGACACGTCGATCCCGAGCACCTCGTGCCCCGCGCCGGCCAGCACCGCGGCCGTCGGACGCCCCGTACCGCTGCCCACGTCCAGGACCCGGCTGCGCGGGGCGAGCCGCTCCAGCAGCCGGGCCAGCGAGGCGTGGTGCGCGGCCGAGCCGGCGAAGGCGTCTTCGTACGCGGCGCCGATCGCGTCGAACGCGGTGGCCGCGGCGGGGCGGTCGTTCCCGGTCATCCGTCTCCTCCCTGTCTACCGGACGCGCGCGACGCCGACGTACATCCCGCTGAACTCCGGCTTTGGGGCCGGTGCGGAGCGGAACCACTCCGGGGCGGTCACCAGGCCCGGCTCCACCAGGCCGAGGCCCTCGAAGAAGCGCCCGAACTCGGCGCGCGTCCGCAGCGCCAGCTGGATGCCGCCCTTGCCGTACTCCTCGGTGCCCTGCTCGCCGCCCTCGGGATTCACGTCCGACGCGCCCTGCGACAGCGCCACGTAACTGCCCGGCGCCAGGGTGGCCGTCAGGGTGCGCACGATGCCGTACGGGTCCTCGGCGTCGGGCAGGAAATGCAGCAGGCCCAGCAGGGACAGGGCGACCGGCCGGCCGAAGTCGAGGACCTCGTGCGCCGCCTCGATGATCGTGCCGGGCTCACGCACATCGGCGTGGACGTAGTCCGTGGCGCCCTCCGGGCTGCTGATCAGGAGGGCCTCCGCGTGGCGCAGGACGATGGGGTCGTTGTCGCAGTAGACCACCCGGGCCGACGGGACGATGCCCTGGGCGATCTGGTGGAGGTTCGGGGCCGTGGGTATGCCCGTACCGATGTCGAGGAACTGGTCCACGCCCTCGCCCGCCAGCCACGCCGTCGCACGGTGCATGAAGGCCCGCTGCTGGAACGCGCCGGCCCTCGCCTCGGCCGGCAGGTGCTCGGCCACCGCCTGGTCCACCGGGTAGTTGTCCTTGCCGCCCAGCAGGAAGTCGTAGACACGGGCCGGATGGGGTCTGCCGGTGTCGATCGGGGGCCGGGACGTTCCGGTGGTCATGAGGTGCTCCGTCGCAGATGGGTGAACCGCTCCGACTGCGCAGTCTGCCACAGCAACTCATACGGGAGGGGCATGAGTTGGCACGCCCGCACCAGGCCGCCCGCCGGCCCCGCACACGGGGGGCCCGTCCCCGTCCGGCCGGGCGGACCGGCACGGCGGCACGGTGCGTATATCGTCGTGCCGCCTGCGTCGGAGAGAGGGTGCACAACCAGATGGCAGACAACGCGGACCTGCTCGCCTTCGTGCGCGCACGCCTCGCCGAGGAGGAGCACATCGCCCAGGAGGCCGGAGCGGACAGCTGGAGATGCCCCGCCGGAGTACCCGGCGAGGTCCACGACCGCGCGGGCGGCATCGCCTTCGTCGTACGGTCGCGCGGCTACGACCGCCACATCGCCTTCCAGGACCCCGCACGCACCCTGCGCCGCATCGAGACGAACCGGGTCCTGCTCGACGAGTACGAGGAGATCGCCTCCCTGGACACGGACCGGCCCCGGCAGGACTTCTCCTCGGGCCGTGCGGTCGGCCTGGGTTTCGTCGTCCGGCAGATGGCGGCGGAGCACGCGGGCCACCCCGACTACCGGGTCAAGTGGCTGCCCCGCTTCTCCCACTGGGGCCCGCCGCCCGGCCGGCCCGAGGAGTGAGCCGGCCCGGCTCCGGCGGCGGCCCCGCCACACCCCGGCCGGTCACCGCACGGCGGCGGCGCCGTCCCCGGCCGGGCTGAGTATCCCGGACCCGCCGCCCTGAGTACGCCGCCCCATCCCGCGCCCTCCCGGCGGCGGTGCAATGGGACCCATGGCCACCGAAGCGCAGCGGCGCCCCCGCATCCAGAACCTCACAGCCGCCGGATCGGCACTCGCCGTGACGCTGCTCCCGCTGGCCGTGGGCGTCCTGCTCGCCAGGACCGCGGCCATGGACCCGCTGACCCCGGTGAACGCGCTGGTCACCAGCGGCGGCCAGCGTCCCCGGATCGCCCCGGCACGCCTGGTGGTCCGCGCCCGGACCCGTGGCCTGCTGGCCCGCGGCACGCAGACGCCGGTCCGGGACGGAGCCGCCGGCCTGGTCACGCGGGTCCGCGCGGCGCGCGACGGTGTGTGCGGCGGGCCCCGGCGGCGGGGCGGGGACCGGCCTCCTGAACGGCGCGGGCACGGCGCGCAGCCCCCGCCCGACGCCCCCA
This DNA window, taken from Streptomyces nitrosporeus, encodes the following:
- a CDS encoding class I SAM-dependent methyltransferase, producing the protein MTGNDRPAAATAFDAIGAAYEDAFAGSAAHHASLARLLERLAPRSRVLDVGSGTGRPTAAVLAGAGHEVLGIDVSPVMVDLASRRVPGASFRCADIREVPLEEEGFDAVCVYFSLLQMSRAQQAGLVDRLARALRPGGVLVLATVTLDVEDVPAVFMGQEVRVTGFGPEAFAALAASAGLTVEWERRTVFTPDRPGAVPEPQMFLHCVRG
- a CDS encoding SAM-dependent methyltransferase gives rise to the protein MTTGTSRPPIDTGRPHPARVYDFLLGGKDNYPVDQAVAEHLPAEARAGAFQQRAFMHRATAWLAGEGVDQFLDIGTGIPTAPNLHQIAQGIVPSARVVYCDNDPIVLRHAEALLISSPEGATDYVHADVREPGTIIEAAHEVLDFGRPVALSLLGLLHFLPDAEDPYGIVRTLTATLAPGSYVALSQGASDVNPEGGEQGTEEYGKGGIQLALRTRAEFGRFFEGLGLVEPGLVTAPEWFRSAPAPKPEFSGMYVGVARVR
- a CDS encoding DUF6221 family protein, which produces MADNADLLAFVRARLAEEEHIAQEAGADSWRCPAGVPGEVHDRAGGIAFVVRSRGYDRHIAFQDPARTLRRIETNRVLLDEYEEIASLDTDRPRQDFSSGRAVGLGFVVRQMAAEHAGHPDYRVKWLPRFSHWGPPPGRPEE